A window from Sinorhizobium fredii encodes these proteins:
- a CDS encoding ureidoglycolate lyase, translating to MKLLRYGPVGREKPGLLDHDGRIRDISGYAADIAGDVLLPENLSRLAALDVSSLPLVEGNPRIGPCVGRVGKFICIGLNYADHAAETGAEIPKEPVVFNKWTSAICGPNDDVEIPRGSVKTDWEVELGIVIGKGGRYIEEADALSHVAGYCVVNDVSEREWQIERGGTWDKGKGCDTFGPIGPWLVTPDEVPDVGNLKMWLEVDGHRYQNGSTATMIFGVAHIISYLTRFLSLQPGDVISSGTPPGVGLGQIPPVFLKGGETIRLGIEGLGEQTQKVIKT from the coding sequence ATGAAACTTCTTCGCTATGGCCCCGTCGGGCGGGAAAAGCCCGGTCTCCTCGACCACGATGGTCGTATCCGTGATATCTCCGGGTATGCAGCCGACATTGCTGGCGACGTGTTGTTGCCGGAGAACCTCAGCCGACTAGCGGCACTCGATGTCTCCAGCTTGCCCCTGGTCGAAGGGAATCCCCGAATCGGGCCCTGCGTCGGCCGCGTCGGCAAGTTCATCTGCATCGGCCTCAACTATGCCGACCACGCCGCCGAAACCGGCGCCGAGATCCCCAAGGAGCCGGTGGTCTTCAACAAATGGACCAGCGCTATCTGCGGCCCGAACGACGACGTCGAAATCCCGCGCGGCTCGGTCAAGACCGACTGGGAAGTGGAACTCGGCATCGTTATCGGCAAGGGTGGCCGCTATATCGAGGAGGCGGATGCGCTGTCGCATGTTGCCGGCTATTGCGTCGTCAACGACGTATCCGAGCGCGAATGGCAGATCGAGCGCGGCGGCACCTGGGACAAGGGCAAGGGCTGCGACACGTTCGGCCCGATCGGCCCCTGGCTGGTGACGCCGGACGAAGTCCCCGATGTCGGCAATCTGAAAATGTGGCTGGAGGTCGACGGCCATCGCTACCAGAACGGCTCGACCGCGACGATGATATTCGGCGTGGCCCATATCATCAGCTATCTCACACGCTTCCTATCCCTGCAGCCCGGCGACGTGATTTCCAGCGGGACGCCGCCCGGCGTCGGGCTCGGTCAGATTCCCCCTGTCTTCCTGAAGGGCGGCGAGACGATTCGGCTCGGCATCGAAGGACTAGGCGAGCAAACGCAGAAGGTTATCAAGACATGA
- the rplA gene encoding 50S ribosomal protein L1 — translation MAKIAKRVQKSREGIDPAKVYGLTEAVTLVKERATAKFDETIEVAMNLGVDPRHADQMVRGVVNLPNGTGRSVRVAVFARGAKAEEAKAAGADIVGAEDLVEIVQGGKIDFDRCIATPDMMPLVGRLGKVLGPRGMMPNPKVGTVTMDVAAAVKASKGGAVEFRVEKAGIVHAGVGKASFDAKALEENIRAFADAVIKAKPTGAKGNYVKRVAISSTMGPGLKIDPATLSVA, via the coding sequence ATGGCGAAGATTGCAAAGCGTGTACAGAAGTCCCGCGAGGGCATTGATCCGGCGAAGGTCTACGGCCTCACCGAAGCCGTGACGCTCGTCAAGGAGCGTGCGACCGCCAAGTTCGACGAGACGATCGAAGTGGCGATGAACCTCGGCGTCGACCCTCGCCATGCCGACCAGATGGTCCGCGGCGTCGTCAACCTGCCGAACGGCACCGGCCGCTCGGTTCGTGTCGCCGTGTTCGCACGTGGTGCGAAGGCCGAGGAGGCCAAGGCTGCCGGCGCCGACATCGTCGGCGCGGAAGACCTCGTCGAAATCGTTCAGGGCGGCAAGATCGACTTCGATCGCTGCATCGCGACCCCCGACATGATGCCGCTCGTCGGCCGTCTCGGCAAGGTTCTCGGTCCGCGCGGCATGATGCCGAACCCGAAGGTCGGAACCGTCACCATGGACGTCGCTGCGGCCGTCAAGGCTTCGAAGGGCGGCGCCGTCGAGTTCCGCGTCGAAAAGGCTGGTATCGTTCACGCCGGCGTCGGCAAGGCATCCTTCGATGCCAAGGCGCTGGAAGAGAACATCCGCGCCTTCGCAGACGCGGTGATCAAGGCGAAGCCGACCGGCGCGAAGGGTAACTACGTCAAGCGCGTGGCGATCTCCTCGACGATGGGTCCCGGCCTCAAGATCGATCCGGCAACGCTCAGCGTCGCCTAA
- a CDS encoding SDR family oxidoreductase — protein sequence MDLHLQGKVVVVTGGGSGIGAGITEVLSEEGARPVIVARRSPDPDWLSRTGADFVQAELSNDDACRSAIETVRSRHGTVYGLVNNAGANDGVGIDRGPAAFRESLNQNLVHYYTMVHALRDDLRATHGAIVNISSKTALTGQGGTSAYVAAKAAQLGLTREWAVEFLPDQVRVNAIVVAEVMTPLYRRWLDTLPDGEATLQQIVRRIPLGHRMTTAREIADTCAFLLSSRASHMTGQWLFPDGGYTHLDRAIGGTFEKAPDQ from the coding sequence ATGGATCTCCATCTGCAAGGCAAGGTCGTCGTGGTAACCGGTGGCGGCTCGGGTATCGGTGCCGGTATAACGGAGGTTCTTTCTGAGGAAGGCGCGCGGCCGGTCATTGTCGCCCGGCGGTCGCCTGATCCGGATTGGCTTAGCCGGACCGGTGCAGATTTTGTGCAGGCAGAACTCTCCAATGATGATGCCTGCCGGTCTGCGATCGAGACCGTGCGGTCTCGACACGGTACTGTCTACGGCCTCGTCAACAATGCCGGCGCGAATGATGGGGTCGGCATTGACCGGGGCCCGGCTGCCTTTCGCGAAAGCCTGAACCAAAATCTCGTCCATTACTATACGATGGTCCACGCGCTCAGGGACGATCTGCGGGCAACGCACGGCGCCATTGTCAACATCAGTTCCAAGACAGCCTTGACCGGTCAGGGCGGCACCTCGGCCTACGTTGCCGCCAAAGCCGCCCAACTCGGGCTTACCCGCGAATGGGCTGTCGAATTTCTGCCTGACCAGGTCCGCGTAAATGCCATCGTCGTCGCGGAGGTAATGACACCGCTCTACAGGCGCTGGCTGGATACCTTGCCTGACGGCGAAGCAACACTCCAACAAATCGTACGCCGCATTCCGTTGGGCCACCGCATGACGACGGCACGCGAAATCGCCGACACTTGTGCGTTCCTGTTGTCGAGCCGCGCCAGCCATATGACGGGGCAGTGGCTGTTCCCCGATGGCGGCTACACCCATCTTGACCGCGCCATTGGCGGGACTTTCGAAAAAGCTCCCGATCAGTGA
- a CDS encoding NAD-dependent epimerase/dehydratase family protein — protein sequence MKKRILFTGGAGKAGRHAVPYLVEAGYEVHNVDLVPLDSPGVTNLIADITDSGQMFNALSMHRDFPDMEQARGEQSRADQGRGPQPFDAVVHFAAIPRILIKPDNETFRVNVMGTYNVIEAAVKLGIRKIIVASSETTYGVCFAEGHRDFHSFPLEEDYDVDPMDSYGLSKVVNEKTARAFAERSGFDIYALRIGNVIEPHEYERFPHFFAHPEIRKRIAWSYIDARDLGQIVKLCIEKDGLGFAVFNACNDTVSANTPTRELARQFYPNVPFTREIGEFEGLLSNRKIREVLGFKEEHDWRKYVQPGT from the coding sequence GTGAAGAAGCGGATTCTCTTTACCGGTGGCGCCGGTAAGGCCGGCCGGCATGCCGTGCCCTATCTCGTCGAAGCCGGCTATGAAGTGCACAATGTCGACCTTGTTCCGCTCGACAGCCCCGGCGTCACCAACCTGATCGCCGACATCACCGACAGCGGCCAGATGTTCAACGCGCTGTCGATGCATCGGGATTTTCCCGACATGGAACAGGCCAGGGGGGAACAGAGCCGCGCGGATCAGGGCAGGGGGCCGCAACCCTTCGATGCCGTGGTCCACTTCGCGGCCATTCCACGCATCCTCATCAAGCCGGACAACGAGACCTTCCGGGTCAATGTGATGGGCACCTACAACGTCATCGAGGCGGCGGTGAAGCTCGGCATCCGCAAGATCATCGTCGCGTCGAGCGAGACCACCTACGGGGTCTGCTTTGCCGAGGGGCATCGCGACTTCCACAGCTTTCCGCTGGAGGAGGACTACGACGTCGATCCGATGGATTCCTACGGGCTCTCCAAAGTGGTAAACGAAAAGACCGCCCGCGCCTTTGCGGAGCGGTCCGGCTTCGATATCTATGCACTGCGCATCGGCAACGTGATCGAGCCGCACGAATACGAACGCTTTCCCCACTTTTTCGCGCATCCGGAGATCCGCAAGCGGATTGCCTGGAGCTATATCGATGCGCGCGACCTGGGGCAGATCGTCAAGCTTTGCATCGAAAAGGACGGGCTCGGCTTCGCGGTCTTCAACGCCTGCAACGACACCGTGTCGGCCAACACGCCGACCCGCGAGCTCGCCAGGCAGTTCTATCCGAACGTGCCCTTCACCAGAGAGATCGGCGAGTTCGAGGGGCTTCTGTCGAACCGAAAGATCCGCGAGGTCCTCGGCTTCAAGGAGGAGCATGATTGGCGGAAATATGTGCAGCCTGGCACGTAG
- a CDS encoding L-fuconate dehydratase, with amino-acid sequence MKITGLRTVDVRFPTSQHLDGSDAMNPDPDYSAAYVVLETDGPHEGHGLTFTIGRGNEICVAAIEALRPLVVGLDMNWIAQDMGRFWRHVTSDSQLRWIGPDKGAIHLATGAVVNAAWDLWAKIEGKPVWRLVADMSPEELVRCIDFRYLTDCITPEWALSFLTEQAREKQERTAILKAEGYPCYTTSAGWLGYDDAKLRRLCREAVDAGFRHVKMKVGRDIEDDIRRLTIARDEVGPDVNLMIDANQVWEVDQAIDWVKKLAFVNPWFIEEPTSPDDVEGHRMIREGVSPVQVATGEMCQNRILFKQFIMRGAIDVVQIDSCRLGGLNEVLAVMLMAAKYGLKVCPHAGGVGLCEYVQHMSMIDYLCIAGTREGRVIEFVDHLHEHFINPCVVRGAAYMPPQAPGFSIEMKPESLENYRFRGA; translated from the coding sequence ATGAAGATTACTGGTCTTCGCACCGTCGACGTGCGCTTCCCGACAAGCCAGCACCTGGATGGGTCTGACGCGATGAACCCCGATCCAGACTATTCTGCCGCGTATGTGGTCCTGGAGACGGACGGTCCGCACGAAGGCCACGGTCTCACCTTTACTATCGGCCGCGGCAACGAGATTTGCGTGGCGGCCATCGAAGCACTGCGTCCGCTGGTCGTTGGCCTCGACATGAACTGGATCGCGCAGGACATGGGGCGCTTTTGGCGGCATGTAACGTCCGATAGCCAGCTTCGCTGGATTGGCCCCGACAAGGGAGCCATCCATCTCGCAACGGGCGCGGTCGTGAATGCGGCCTGGGACCTTTGGGCGAAAATCGAGGGCAAGCCGGTCTGGCGGCTGGTTGCGGATATGTCGCCTGAGGAGCTCGTTCGCTGCATCGATTTCCGTTACCTCACCGATTGCATTACGCCGGAATGGGCGCTCAGCTTCCTGACGGAGCAGGCTCGGGAAAAGCAAGAGCGCACCGCCATCCTGAAGGCGGAGGGCTATCCCTGTTATACGACTTCAGCCGGTTGGCTCGGTTATGACGACGCCAAGCTGCGCCGCCTGTGCCGTGAGGCGGTTGATGCGGGCTTCCGCCACGTCAAGATGAAGGTCGGCCGCGATATCGAGGACGACATTCGCCGCCTTACCATCGCGCGCGACGAGGTCGGGCCGGACGTCAATCTGATGATCGACGCCAATCAGGTCTGGGAAGTCGACCAGGCGATTGACTGGGTGAAGAAGCTTGCCTTCGTTAACCCTTGGTTCATCGAAGAACCGACAAGCCCTGATGATGTGGAGGGCCATCGCATGATACGGGAGGGCGTTTCCCCCGTGCAGGTTGCGACCGGCGAGATGTGCCAGAACCGCATCCTGTTCAAGCAGTTCATCATGCGGGGCGCTATCGATGTGGTGCAGATCGACAGTTGCCGTCTGGGCGGGCTGAACGAAGTCCTGGCCGTGATGCTGATGGCAGCCAAATACGGCCTGAAGGTTTGCCCCCATGCGGGTGGCGTCGGCCTTTGCGAGTATGTGCAGCACATGTCCATGATCGATTACCTCTGCATCGCCGGAACACGGGAGGGACGGGTGATCGAGTTTGTCGATCATCTTCACGAGCACTTCATCAATCCATGTGTCGTCCGCGGCGCTGCCTACATGCCGCCGCAGGCCCCCGGTTTCTCGATCGAGATGAAGCCGGAGAGTCTCGAAAACTACCGTTTCAGAGGCGCATGA
- the rplJ gene encoding 50S ribosomal protein L10, with product MERAEKREFVTELNEVFKASGSVVVAHYAGVTVAQMNDFRSKMRAAGGTVKVAKNRLAKIALQGTESEGMTNLFKGQTLIAYSADPVTAPKVVMDFAKTNDKLVVLGGAMGTTTLNPEAVKSLATLPSLDELRAKLLGLLNAPATRVATVVAAPASQLARVFSAYAKKDEAA from the coding sequence GTGGAAAGAGCGGAAAAACGCGAATTCGTCACGGAGCTGAACGAAGTCTTCAAGGCTTCCGGTTCGGTTGTCGTGGCCCACTATGCTGGTGTCACAGTTGCGCAGATGAACGACTTCCGTTCGAAGATGCGCGCTGCTGGCGGCACCGTCAAAGTCGCGAAAAACCGCCTGGCCAAGATCGCTCTTCAGGGCACGGAGTCTGAAGGGATGACCAATCTCTTCAAGGGACAGACGCTGATCGCTTACAGCGCCGATCCCGTAACGGCTCCGAAGGTCGTCATGGATTTCGCCAAGACCAACGACAAGCTCGTTGTCCTGGGCGGCGCCATGGGGACAACCACGCTCAACCCGGAAGCAGTCAAGTCGCTCGCGACCCTGCCTTCGCTGGACGAGCTGCGCGCGAAGCTGCTGGGCCTTCTCAATGCCCCGGCAACCCGCGTCGCGACGGTTGTCGCAGCACCGGCAAGCCAGCTTGCCCGCGTGTTCTCGGCCTATGCCAAGAAGGACGAAGCCGCCTGA
- a CDS encoding ABC transporter permease, whose amino-acid sequence MGEKASGRGSAQQKLLAFASLIVLVIGFSLASPNFFQVSNIMAILQATSVNGVLAVGVTLIIITGGIDLSIGTLMTFCAVMTGVVLTWGGLPLPLGVLAAVGTGAACGLVSGSLVARMRIPPFIATLGMMLVLKGLSLIVTGTKPIYFNDTPGFTTIAQGSLIGEVIPAFPVPNGVLMLFIVAGAAAWMLGRTVLGRYTFALGSNEEAVRLSGVNTDFWKIAIYTLSGAVCGIAGLLIASRLNSAQPALGLGYELEAIAAVVIGGTSLSGGRGTIVGTLIGALIMSVLTNGLRVLSVAPEWQTVVTGVIIIVAVYADQMRRRERK is encoded by the coding sequence ATGGGTGAAAAGGCAAGCGGGCGCGGCAGCGCCCAACAGAAACTCCTGGCCTTTGCCAGCCTGATCGTTCTGGTCATCGGCTTCTCCTTGGCGAGCCCGAATTTCTTCCAGGTGTCCAACATCATGGCCATCCTGCAGGCGACCTCCGTCAATGGCGTGCTGGCGGTCGGTGTGACGCTGATCATCATTACCGGCGGCATCGACCTGTCGATCGGTACGCTAATGACCTTCTGCGCCGTCATGACCGGCGTAGTGCTGACCTGGGGCGGCCTGCCGCTGCCGCTCGGCGTGCTGGCGGCGGTCGGCACGGGGGCGGCCTGCGGGCTGGTGTCCGGCAGCCTGGTGGCGCGTATGCGCATTCCGCCCTTCATCGCCACGCTCGGCATGATGCTGGTGTTGAAGGGCCTGTCGCTGATCGTTACCGGCACCAAGCCGATCTATTTCAACGATACGCCCGGCTTCACCACCATCGCGCAGGGCTCGCTGATCGGCGAGGTGATCCCGGCCTTCCCGGTGCCGAACGGTGTCTTAATGCTTTTCATCGTGGCCGGTGCCGCCGCCTGGATGCTGGGGCGCACCGTGCTCGGCCGCTACACTTTCGCGCTCGGTTCGAACGAAGAGGCGGTGCGGCTGTCCGGCGTCAACACCGATTTCTGGAAGATCGCGATCTACACGCTCTCGGGCGCCGTCTGCGGCATTGCCGGCCTTCTCATTGCCAGCCGCCTGAATTCCGCCCAGCCGGCGCTCGGCCTCGGCTACGAGCTGGAAGCCATTGCGGCGGTGGTGATCGGCGGCACCAGCCTGTCGGGCGGGCGCGGCACGATCGTGGGCACGCTGATCGGCGCACTGATCATGTCGGTGCTCACCAACGGCTTGCGCGTCCTGTCGGTCGCGCCGGAATGGCAGACGGTCGTGACCGGCGTGATCATCATCGTCGCCGTTTATGCAGACCAGATGCGCCGGCGCGAGCGGAAATAG
- a CDS encoding ABC transporter substrate-binding protein: protein MFTRRTLLSAVAAISLLGAATGASAQDKLYVPLISKGFQHQFWQAVKAGADQAGAEFGVEVTFEGPDNESQVDKQIDMLAAALAKKPAAIGFAALDSQAAIPLLKQAKEANIPVIAFDSGVDSDIPVATASTNNVAAAALAADTLAELIGDAGKVAVVAHDQTSRTGVDRRDGFVNRMKEAHPNIEIVAIEYGGGDHLKSTEITKAILTANPDIKGIFGTNEGSAVGVVNGVKESGAKIVIIGYDSGKAQKDAIREGLMAGAITQNPVGIGYETVKAAVAASKGEKVEKNIDTGFYWYDKTNIDDPEISAVLYD, encoded by the coding sequence ATGTTCACGAGACGGACTCTACTGAGTGCAGTTGCAGCAATTTCGCTGCTCGGTGCAGCGACAGGGGCAAGCGCACAGGACAAGCTCTATGTGCCGCTTATTTCCAAGGGCTTCCAACACCAGTTCTGGCAGGCCGTTAAGGCTGGCGCCGACCAGGCGGGAGCCGAATTCGGCGTCGAGGTAACGTTCGAGGGGCCGGACAACGAAAGCCAGGTTGACAAGCAGATCGACATGCTGGCAGCCGCCCTCGCCAAGAAGCCGGCGGCCATCGGCTTCGCCGCCCTCGACAGCCAGGCGGCAATTCCGCTGCTGAAGCAGGCGAAGGAGGCCAACATTCCGGTCATCGCCTTCGATTCCGGCGTTGACAGCGATATCCCCGTTGCGACGGCATCGACTAACAACGTCGCCGCAGCGGCGCTCGCAGCCGACACGCTCGCCGAACTGATCGGCGATGCCGGCAAAGTCGCCGTTGTCGCCCACGACCAGACCTCGCGCACCGGTGTTGATCGTCGCGACGGCTTTGTCAACCGGATGAAGGAAGCGCATCCTAACATCGAGATCGTTGCGATCGAGTACGGCGGCGGCGACCATTTGAAATCGACGGAGATCACCAAGGCGATCCTGACAGCCAATCCCGATATCAAGGGCATCTTCGGCACGAACGAGGGCTCGGCGGTCGGCGTGGTCAACGGCGTGAAGGAATCCGGCGCCAAGATCGTGATCATCGGCTACGATTCCGGCAAGGCGCAGAAGGATGCAATCCGCGAGGGCTTGATGGCAGGCGCGATCACTCAGAACCCGGTGGGTATCGGCTACGAGACGGTCAAGGCCGCCGTCGCTGCTTCCAAGGGTGAGAAGGTCGAGAAGAACATCGATACCGGCTTCTACTGGTATGACAAGACCAATATCGACGACCCGGAAATCTCCGCAGTCCTCTACGATTGA
- the secE gene encoding preprotein translocase subunit SecE, translating into MASKTNPFTFLQQVRSETSKVTWPSRRETTISTLMVFVMVSFAAAFFFGADQLMGWLMSLILNVGA; encoded by the coding sequence ATGGCATCCAAAACGAATCCGTTCACGTTTCTGCAGCAAGTACGCTCCGAAACGTCAAAAGTGACTTGGCCTTCGCGGCGCGAGACGACGATCTCGACGCTGATGGTCTTCGTCATGGTCTCTTTTGCCGCCGCCTTCTTCTTTGGTGCGGACCAGTTGATGGGTTGGCTGATGAGCCTGATCCTCAACGTTGGCGCTTGA
- the nusG gene encoding transcription termination/antitermination protein NusG: MAARWYIVHAYSNFEKKVAESIEEKARQKGLSHLFEKILVPTEKVVEVRRGRKVDSERKFFPGYVLVRANLTDEAYHLIKNTPKVTGFLGTDSKPVPIPDHEADRILGQVQDGVERPKPSVSFEIGEQVRVSDGPFASFNGIVQDVDEERSRLKVEVSIFGRATPVELEYGQVEKV; encoded by the coding sequence ATGGCTGCGCGCTGGTACATCGTTCACGCCTATTCAAATTTCGAGAAGAAGGTCGCCGAATCGATCGAGGAGAAGGCGAGGCAGAAGGGTCTCTCGCATCTGTTTGAGAAGATTCTCGTTCCGACCGAGAAAGTCGTTGAGGTCCGTCGCGGCCGCAAGGTCGATTCCGAGCGGAAGTTCTTCCCGGGCTACGTTCTCGTGCGGGCGAATTTGACGGACGAGGCTTACCACCTCATCAAGAACACGCCGAAGGTCACCGGTTTTCTTGGCACCGACAGCAAGCCGGTGCCGATCCCGGACCATGAGGCGGATCGGATCCTCGGTCAGGTCCAGGATGGCGTCGAGCGTCCGAAGCCTTCGGTCTCGTTTGAAATCGGCGAGCAGGTCCGCGTGTCGGATGGGCCATTCGCCTCCTTCAACGGCATCGTGCAGGATGTCGACGAGGAGCGCTCGCGCCTGAAGGTCGAGGTGTCGATCTTCGGCCGCGCCACGCCGGTCGAGCTGGAATACGGCCAGGTCGAGAAGGTCTGA
- the tuf gene encoding elongation factor Tu, translated as MAKSKFERNKPHVNIGTIGHVDHGKTSLTAAITKYFGEFKAYDQIDAAPEEKARGITISTAHVEYETPARHYAHVDCPGHADYVKNMITGAAQMDGAILVVSAADGPMPQTREHILLARQVGVPAIVVFLNKVDQVDDAELLELVELEVRELLSSYEFPGDDIPIIKGSALAALEDSDKKIGEDAIRELMAAVDAYIPTPERPIDQPFLMPIEDVFSISGRGTVVTGRVERGIVKVGEEIEIVGIRPTTKTTCTGVEMFRKLLDQGQAGDNIGALLRGVDRNGVERGQVLCKPGSVKPHRKFKAEAYILTKEEGGRHTPFFTNYRPQFYFRTTDVTGIVTLPEGTEMVMPGDNVTVDVELIVPIAMEEKLRFAIREGGRTVGAGIVASIVE; from the coding sequence ATGGCAAAGAGCAAATTCGAGCGCAACAAGCCGCACGTCAACATCGGCACGATTGGCCACGTTGACCATGGCAAGACGTCGCTGACTGCAGCGATCACCAAGTACTTCGGCGAATTCAAGGCGTATGACCAGATCGACGCTGCGCCGGAAGAGAAGGCGCGTGGCATCACCATTTCGACGGCGCACGTCGAATACGAGACGCCGGCCCGCCACTATGCGCACGTCGACTGCCCCGGCCACGCCGACTACGTCAAGAACATGATCACCGGTGCGGCGCAGATGGACGGCGCGATCCTGGTTGTGTCCGCCGCCGACGGCCCGATGCCGCAGACCCGCGAGCACATCCTGCTCGCCCGCCAGGTCGGCGTTCCGGCGATCGTCGTGTTCCTGAACAAGGTCGACCAGGTCGACGACGCCGAGCTTCTCGAGCTCGTCGAGCTGGAAGTGCGCGAACTCTTGTCGTCCTACGAATTCCCGGGCGACGACATTCCGATCATCAAGGGTTCGGCGCTTGCCGCTCTCGAAGACTCCGACAAGAAGATCGGCGAAGACGCGATCCGCGAGCTGATGGCTGCGGTCGACGCCTACATCCCGACGCCGGAGCGTCCGATCGACCAGCCGTTCCTGATGCCGATCGAAGACGTGTTCTCGATCTCCGGCCGCGGCACGGTCGTGACCGGCCGCGTCGAGCGCGGCATCGTCAAGGTCGGTGAGGAAATCGAGATCGTCGGCATCCGTCCGACGACGAAGACGACCTGCACGGGCGTTGAAATGTTCCGCAAGCTGCTCGACCAGGGCCAGGCCGGCGACAACATCGGCGCGCTGCTGCGCGGTGTCGACCGCAACGGCGTCGAGCGCGGTCAGGTTCTGTGCAAGCCGGGTTCGGTCAAGCCGCACCGCAAGTTCAAGGCCGAAGCCTACATCCTGACGAAGGAAGAAGGCGGCCGTCATACGCCGTTCTTCACCAACTACCGCCCGCAGTTCTACTTCCGCACGACGGACGTGACGGGCATCGTGACGCTGCCGGAAGGCACGGAAATGGTGATGCCGGGCGACAACGTGACGGTCGACGTCGAGCTGATCGTGCCGATCGCCATGGAAGAGAAGCTGCGCTTCGCTATCCGTGAAGGCGGCCGCACCGTCGGCGCCGGCATCGTCGCCTCCATCGTCGAGTAA
- the rplK gene encoding 50S ribosomal protein L11, with the protein MAKKVAGQLKLQVKAGSANPSPPIGPALGQRGINIMEFCKAFNAATQEMEKGMPIPVVITYYQDKSFTFVMKQPPVSYFLKREAKIQSGSKTPGKAKAGSISKAQIRTIAEAKMKDLNAADIEGAMAMVEGSARSMGLEVTG; encoded by the coding sequence ATGGCTAAGAAAGTTGCAGGCCAGCTCAAGCTGCAGGTCAAGGCCGGCTCGGCGAACCCGTCGCCGCCGATCGGTCCTGCGCTTGGTCAGCGCGGCATTAACATCATGGAATTCTGCAAGGCGTTCAACGCCGCCACGCAGGAAATGGAAAAGGGTATGCCGATTCCGGTCGTCATCACCTATTACCAGGACAAGTCCTTCACCTTCGTCATGAAGCAGCCGCCGGTCAGCTACTTCCTGAAGCGCGAAGCGAAGATCCAGTCCGGTTCGAAGACCCCGGGTAAGGCGAAGGCCGGCTCGATCTCGAAGGCTCAGATCCGCACGATCGCCGAGGCCAAGATGAAGGACCTCAACGCGGCCGATATCGAAGGCGCAATGGCAATGGTCGAGGGCTCCGCCCGCTCCATGGGCCTGGAAGTGACGGGCTAA
- the rplL gene encoding 50S ribosomal protein L7/L12: MADLAKIVEDLSSLTVLEAAELSKLLEEKWGVSAAAPVAVAAVGGAAGGAAAAAEEEKTEFDVILTDAGANKINVIKEVRAITGLGLKEAKDLVEGAPKAVKEAVSKAEAADLKKKLEDAGAKVDVK; this comes from the coding sequence ATGGCTGATCTCGCAAAGATCGTTGAAGACCTCTCCTCGCTGACCGTCCTGGAAGCTGCTGAGCTTTCCAAGCTGCTCGAAGAAAAGTGGGGCGTTTCCGCCGCTGCTCCGGTAGCCGTTGCTGCCGTCGGCGGTGCTGCTGGCGGCGCTGCTGCCGCTGCAGAAGAAGAGAAGACCGAGTTCGACGTCATCCTGACGGATGCCGGCGCGAACAAGATCAACGTCATCAAGGAAGTCCGCGCCATCACCGGCCTCGGCCTCAAGGAAGCCAAGGACCTGGTCGAAGGCGCTCCGAAGGCTGTCAAGGAAGCAGTTTCCAAGGCTGAAGCTGCCGACCTCAAGAAGAAGCTCGAAGACGCTGGCGCCAAGGTTGACGTCAAGTAA